From the Cryptomeria japonica chromosome 2, Sugi_1.0, whole genome shotgun sequence genome, one window contains:
- the LOC131050793 gene encoding uncharacterized protein LOC131050793 has product MADLNGDKSKMAKAIKRQPDWVLPKLGLERDAIQIPKSNRAEEEKGKGEASRLTTPRYSPPHMRNLEPFKVYNNPLSDVLDNNYEKGDRWKNTPYHENKNQYNYRQCNNHNGERRTNNGEITGNWNNRDKTNNVSNNGGNHGNNGNYGNNEDAREWYRNLLDRCIGSWQEFVTIFLEEFGEHNDTSFASHELTNIKKNQNESIYEFNKRFNKEHGIRGGYADHSRSKPETGRKKTKTARDGRRRRAKSESNENEAVSRFRRLEREEEPEA; this is encoded by the exons ATGGCTGACTTGAATGGAGATAAATCTAAAATGGCAAAGGCTATTAAGAGACAACCAGATTGGGTATTGCCAAAACTCGGATTAGAAAGAGATGCCATTCAAATCCCTAAGTCAAACAGGGCTGAAGAAGAGAAGGGAAAAGGTGAAGCAAGTAGACTAACAAcccctaggtatagtccccctcacatgagAAACTTGGAACCATTTAAGGTCTATAATAATCCATTGTCTGATGTTTtggataataattatgaaaaaGGGGATAGATGGAAAAATACACCCTACCATGAAAATAAAAACCAGTATAATTATAGACAATGCAATAATCATAATGGTGAAAGAAGAACTAACAATGGGGAAATTACTGGTAACTGGAATAATAGAGATAAGACCAACAACGTAAGCAATAATGGAGGAAATCATGGTAATAATGGAAACTATGGCAACAATG AGGATGCAAGAGAATGGTATAGGAATCTTCTTGATAGATGCATTGGTAGTTGGCAGGAATTTGTGACAATATTCTTGGAGGAATTTGGAGAacataatgatacttcatttgcatctcatgaatTGACTAACATAAAGAAGAATCAGAATGAATCAATCTATGAATTtaataagaggtttaataaa GAACATGGAATTCGAGGAGGCTATGCAGATCATTCAAGATCTAAACCAGAAACTGGAAGAAAAAAGACAAAGACTGCAAgagatgggagaagaagaagagctaAGAGTGAGTCAAATGAGAATGAGGCTGTTTCAAGATTCAGGAGGCTTGAAAGGGAGGAGGAGCCTGAAGCATAG